In Priestia megaterium NBRC 15308 = ATCC 14581, the following proteins share a genomic window:
- a CDS encoding YibE/F family protein, which translates to MNVLLLLALILFILMSMVGGKKGIRSFLALFLNFGVIFLTILFMLSIKNTIIVTLIACTIISCINLFYINKFNHKTLAAFVSTIITLAVLVFFIFIIEHHAMIQGFGEEQEEEINAFSLYVGIDFAKIAICTIIMGAIGAIIDISLSISSSMNELFVHDPSVTKKNLFNSGLKIGRDILGTTTNTLYFAFVGGYLTLIIWFKRLSYSFGDIINSKTFCAEVISILSGGIGVAIIIPITSWISASIFLQKREKANHMYK; encoded by the coding sequence GTGAACGTTTTACTGTTGCTTGCTCTTATTTTATTTATTCTGATGAGTATGGTGGGGGGAAAAAAAGGAATTAGATCTTTCCTTGCTTTGTTCTTGAATTTTGGCGTTATTTTTCTAACCATTCTCTTTATGCTGTCTATAAAAAATACGATTATTGTTACGTTGATCGCTTGTACAATCATTAGCTGCATTAATTTATTTTATATTAATAAATTCAATCATAAAACGCTTGCTGCGTTTGTTTCAACGATTATTACCTTAGCCGTTTTAGTGTTCTTTATTTTTATCATTGAACATCATGCCATGATTCAAGGGTTTGGAGAAGAACAAGAAGAAGAAATTAACGCTTTTTCACTTTACGTTGGAATTGACTTTGCTAAAATAGCCATTTGTACAATTATTATGGGAGCCATAGGAGCGATCATTGATATTTCGCTATCTATTTCATCTTCTATGAATGAATTATTTGTTCATGACCCGTCCGTAACTAAAAAAAATCTCTTCAATTCAGGACTGAAAATCGGAAGAGATATTTTAGGCACTACAACCAATACACTGTATTTTGCATTTGTAGGGGGATATTTGACTTTAATTATATGGTTTAAGAGATTGTCGTATTCGTTTGGAGATATTATCAATTCAAAAACCTTTTGTGCAGAAGTCATTTCTATCTTAAGCGGAGGCATTGGTGTAGCCATTATTATTCCAATTACTTCGTGGATTAGTGCCTCTATTTTTTTACAAAAAAGAGAAAAAGCGAACCATATGTACAAATAA
- a CDS encoding metal-sensitive transcriptional regulator has protein sequence MVEANHMNSEEKCCTINSERKSHHSPEVKKNLTSRLNRIEGQIRGIKGLIEKDTYCDDVITQIAAAQSALNSVSKILLEGHLKHCIVERVQDGDEEVVDELLTTIKRLMK, from the coding sequence ATGGTCGAAGCGAATCACATGAACAGTGAAGAAAAATGTTGTACGATAAATAGTGAAAGAAAAAGTCACCATTCTCCAGAAGTGAAAAAAAATCTAACAAGCCGATTAAATCGAATTGAAGGACAAATTCGAGGAATTAAAGGATTAATCGAAAAAGATACGTATTGTGACGACGTGATTACTCAAATCGCAGCTGCGCAGTCTGCTTTAAATAGTGTAAGTAAAATTTTGCTTGAAGGTCACTTGAAGCATTGCATTGTAGAACGTGTGCAAGATGGTGATGAAGAAGTAGTGGATGAATTATTAACAACCATTAAACGATTAATGAAATAA
- a CDS encoding peptidoglycan-binding domain-containing protein, with protein sequence MLTKKTLIMLSTLTLVTTCVAFSTPTTEAAAKDTYSQRIETKAETRPTLRKGSHSSYVKDLQQSLKDVKYNTSVDGIFGTQTQNVVKEFQTDHSLSPDGIVGPLTWAALDENKVERKQFPVSTAITFGKKELGDNIVFSTDDRLRKDNNDKAYYRFVAKNKDWMDQGGSGTIGWYHIYKNGDVIEASN encoded by the coding sequence ATGTTAACGAAAAAAACACTTATCATGCTTTCTACTCTCACCCTTGTAACAACATGCGTAGCATTCAGCACTCCAACTACTGAAGCAGCTGCTAAAGATACCTACTCACAAAGAATTGAAACTAAAGCAGAAACAAGGCCTACGCTTCGTAAAGGTTCTCACTCTAGCTACGTAAAGGACTTACAGCAAAGCTTAAAAGATGTGAAGTATAACACATCAGTTGATGGAATTTTCGGTACGCAGACACAAAACGTAGTAAAAGAATTTCAAACCGATCACAGCTTGTCTCCAGATGGTATTGTTGGCCCCTTAACATGGGCAGCTTTAGATGAGAACAAGGTAGAAAGAAAGCAATTTCCTGTCAGCACAGCTATTACATTCGGTAAAAAAGAACTCGGTGACAACATTGTCTTCAGTACAGACGACCGCTTACGGAAAGATAACAACGATAAAGCTTACTACAGATTCGTAGCAAAAAACAAAGACTGGATGGATCAAGGCGGATCAGGTACCATAGGGTGGTATCATATTTACAAAAATGGAGATGTGATTGAAGCATCCAATTAA
- a CDS encoding YdhK family protein translates to MKKQLFILGASVIIGLSGCGNDSSHEKPSADKNESMHDHSEMNHSSSGEVPKGLKKAENPTYKVGDKAVIKADHMKGMNGAEATIVGAYDTTAYTVSYTPKTGGKKVKNHKWVIQEEIKGAGNEQLKPGSEVTLEADHMKGMKGAKATIDSAEKTTVYMVDYAPTTGGEKVKNHKWVTESELSAK, encoded by the coding sequence ATGAAAAAACAGCTATTTATTCTTGGGGCATCTGTCATTATTGGACTAAGCGGATGCGGAAACGATTCTAGTCATGAAAAGCCTTCAGCTGACAAAAATGAATCCATGCACGATCACTCAGAGATGAATCACTCTAGTTCAGGAGAGGTTCCAAAAGGATTAAAAAAAGCAGAGAATCCAACATATAAAGTTGGAGATAAAGCCGTTATAAAAGCAGATCATATGAAAGGCATGAACGGGGCTGAAGCAACGATTGTTGGTGCTTACGATACTACGGCCTATACCGTTTCGTATACGCCAAAGACTGGCGGAAAAAAAGTAAAAAATCATAAGTGGGTTATTCAAGAAGAAATAAAAGGTGCGGGTAACGAGCAGTTAAAGCCAGGTAGCGAAGTAACGCTTGAAGCAGATCATATGAAAGGTATGAAAGGGGCAAAAGCAACGATTGATTCAGCCGAAAAAACAACGGTATACATGGTAGACTACGCACCGACTACAGGCGGAGAGAAAGTAAAAAATCACAAGTGGGTAACCGAAAGTGAACTTTCAGCCAAATAG
- a CDS encoding MFS transporter, which produces MSEHTVKRTGRTRWFISSLLSSMIILNYFDRVAVSVAAPAIQDAFHLTGTELGIVFSIYTYSYTIMQIPAGSLLDRFGVAWVTRVGMVIWSLLTMSMAFLQGKLLLYIVRFLIGIMSASAFPAASKATSLWFPPNERSLPNSLFDSAAKFSNVLGAPLVAFLITKFDWRTAFLSIGMINVLFTLLFWFYYEKPEKHRRISDDELKYIQENNLNANDEQTSKFLHTLKVLFTNRKVWGLMIGFTGYGYTFNLLLTWLPTFLKEKYGMDIMSSGLLTAVPWLIATFAGILVGGWLVDYLIKKGYNSQKVYRTIIVVGLCLGFVFLGSIFTNSVVVAMICISIGLAGISATAPIGWSISAEIAPAGSISLLSSIVNLANNLFGGIIATALTGYLLDKTGSFNLSFIVAGIVLLLGLIFYIYVLGDIKQIKIPKKQSTK; this is translated from the coding sequence ATGAGTGAACATACAGTAAAGCGAACAGGACGCACACGATGGTTCATTTCATCTTTGTTAAGCAGTATGATTATTTTAAATTATTTTGATCGTGTAGCGGTGTCAGTGGCCGCTCCTGCAATACAAGATGCATTTCACTTAACGGGAACAGAGCTCGGAATTGTCTTTTCTATTTATACGTATTCTTATACGATCATGCAAATACCTGCCGGAAGCTTGCTTGATCGGTTCGGAGTAGCATGGGTAACAAGAGTGGGTATGGTGATTTGGAGTTTATTAACGATGTCCATGGCATTTTTGCAAGGAAAACTTCTTCTCTATATCGTTCGATTTTTAATAGGAATAATGAGTGCTTCAGCTTTTCCAGCAGCGTCGAAAGCTACGTCTCTATGGTTTCCTCCAAACGAAAGAAGCTTGCCAAATTCTTTGTTTGATTCAGCGGCAAAATTTTCAAATGTACTTGGCGCGCCTCTTGTGGCATTTCTCATCACTAAATTTGATTGGCGCACAGCATTTTTATCCATTGGAATGATAAACGTGCTGTTTACGCTGCTGTTTTGGTTTTATTACGAAAAACCAGAAAAGCATAGACGCATATCAGATGATGAGCTGAAGTATATTCAAGAAAATAATTTAAATGCGAACGATGAACAAACATCAAAATTTTTACATACCTTAAAAGTCTTATTTACAAATCGAAAAGTTTGGGGGCTAATGATTGGGTTTACAGGCTATGGATATACGTTTAATTTACTGTTAACGTGGCTGCCAACTTTTTTAAAAGAGAAATACGGCATGGATATCATGTCATCGGGTCTGCTTACGGCAGTCCCTTGGCTAATTGCTACATTTGCTGGCATTTTAGTTGGCGGTTGGCTTGTTGATTACCTCATAAAAAAAGGATATAACAGTCAAAAAGTATATCGCACGATCATTGTTGTAGGATTATGCTTAGGGTTTGTTTTTTTAGGTTCTATTTTCACCAATAGTGTTGTAGTAGCGATGATTTGTATCTCGATTGGACTGGCAGGTATATCTGCAACTGCACCAATCGGCTGGTCAATTTCTGCTGAAATTGCGCCTGCAGGCTCCATTTCTCTTCTCAGTTCTATTGTTAATTTAGCTAATAATTTGTTTGGTGGAATTATAGCTACAGCTTTAACGGGATATCTTTTGGATAAAACCGGTTCTTTTAATCTAAGCTTTATTGTAGCGGGAATTGTATTGTTGCTAGGCTTAATTTTTTATATTTATGTGTTGGGAGATATTAAACAAATTAAAATTCCAAAAAAACAAAGTACGAAGTAA
- a CDS encoding YibE/F family protein, which yields MKTNVVEQNKSTDLNHNKDTVYSQKIVAKIMNGKYKGKLIHLENTYSYSGAYDQKYTVGTDLFVSLEKNSQHALSGTIEGVKRDTQVTAVAGLFILILLAIGRKQGFYSIISLFINIVLLIGALNVYLALGNVSLLAVCIVAVVLFTVISLLLVSGNQEKTHVAIISTLIGTFVSLLIAYGVMQLTDSNGLHYEGMEFVTIPPQKIFMSEVLIGSLGAVMDVAITITSSVYELYEKNKEIAHKDLLKSGKEIGGDIMGAMTNILFFSYISGTIPMVLLYLKNGSPLGYTFSMNFSLELIRALTGSIGIVLTIPITLYLSILFIFRKGNRK from the coding sequence GTGAAGACGAATGTTGTAGAACAAAATAAATCTACTGATTTAAATCACAACAAAGATACCGTATATTCTCAAAAAATTGTTGCTAAAATCATGAACGGAAAATATAAAGGGAAGCTTATCCATTTAGAGAATACGTACTCATACTCAGGTGCTTATGATCAAAAGTACACTGTCGGAACAGATCTTTTTGTCTCCTTAGAAAAGAATTCACAGCATGCTTTAAGCGGCACGATTGAAGGAGTGAAGCGGGACACGCAGGTTACCGCTGTCGCGGGCTTATTTATACTGATTTTGCTGGCTATTGGAAGAAAGCAAGGTTTTTATTCGATCATTAGCTTATTTATTAATATTGTCCTTTTAATCGGGGCCCTTAATGTATATTTAGCACTAGGGAATGTGAGCTTGCTAGCTGTATGTATTGTAGCTGTCGTTCTTTTTACAGTTATTTCTTTGTTATTAGTAAGCGGTAATCAAGAAAAAACGCATGTAGCGATTATTTCAACTTTAATAGGTACATTTGTTTCTCTTTTAATCGCGTATGGTGTCATGCAACTGACAGATTCTAATGGCCTTCATTATGAAGGAATGGAGTTTGTGACGATTCCTCCTCAAAAAATATTTATGAGTGAGGTACTAATAGGATCTTTAGGAGCTGTTATGGATGTAGCGATTACGATTACTTCTTCTGTTTATGAACTATATGAAAAGAATAAAGAGATAGCGCACAAAGACTTACTGAAATCGGGCAAGGAAATTGGCGGAGACATTATGGGAGCCATGACGAATATTTTATTTTTTTCATATATAAGTGGAACAATTCCAATGGTTCTTCTTTATTTAAAAAACGGTTCTCCTTTAGGATACACGTTTTCAATGAATTTCTCGTTAGAGTTAATTCGTGCTCTTACTGGCAGCATTGGCATTGTTTTAACGATTCCAATTACACTCTATCTTTCGATTCTTTTTATTTTTAGGAAGGGGAACAGAAAGTGA
- a CDS encoding response regulator transcription factor — protein MATILLVDDEARMLDLLELYLLPNGFTCIKFERGTEALRYLYEGNKADLMLLDIMMPSEDGWEICQKVRKMSDLPVIMLTARSQTLDVVKGLNIGADDYITKPFSEEELVARISAVLRRSLKEKNEITYKGLVWSKEDHVLQYKNQYIQVTPKEFELVGLLLQHLNRVFSRDDLLVLVWGYEAEIGDRTIDSHVRNVRDKLRKAGFPVDEYLQTVWGIGYKWVDVS, from the coding sequence ATGGCCACTATTTTATTAGTAGATGATGAAGCAAGGATGCTGGATTTACTAGAACTTTATCTGCTGCCAAACGGATTTACATGTATAAAATTTGAAAGGGGCACAGAAGCGCTGCGCTATCTTTATGAAGGTAACAAAGCAGATTTGATGTTATTAGATATTATGATGCCAAGCGAAGATGGGTGGGAGATTTGTCAAAAAGTAAGAAAAATGTCTGATCTACCGGTCATTATGCTCACAGCCCGCAGCCAAACGTTAGATGTAGTAAAAGGATTAAATATAGGGGCAGACGACTATATTACTAAACCGTTTAGCGAAGAAGAATTGGTTGCACGCATCAGCGCGGTTCTTAGACGTTCCTTAAAAGAAAAGAATGAAATCACCTATAAAGGCTTAGTATGGAGCAAGGAAGACCACGTATTACAATATAAAAATCAGTACATTCAAGTGACCCCTAAAGAGTTTGAATTAGTGGGATTACTTCTTCAGCATTTAAATCGTGTGTTCAGCCGGGACGACTTGCTTGTGTTAGTGTGGGGATATGAGGCTGAGATTGGAGATCGTACTATTGACTCTCACGTGCGAAATGTTCGGGATAAGCTTAGAAAAGCGGGTTTTCCTGTAGACGAATACCTGCAAACCGTATGGGGAATAGGCTATAAGTGGGTTGATGTTAGTTGA
- a CDS encoding ArsR/SmtB family transcription factor translates to MSTKSIDSIEKAAQILKLLGDKTRLSMVKLIENNECCVCEFVDIYQASQPSISQHLRKLRDAELVKERRKGQWVFYSLNKESQYYEFVLGILESVPSQDERLKELEKQGLRISCCE, encoded by the coding sequence ATGAGCACAAAATCTATAGATAGTATTGAAAAGGCAGCCCAAATCTTAAAATTATTGGGAGATAAAACAAGGCTTTCGATGGTTAAATTAATAGAGAACAATGAATGCTGTGTTTGTGAGTTCGTAGATATCTATCAAGCTAGCCAACCTTCAATTAGTCAGCATTTACGAAAATTAAGAGATGCTGAACTTGTGAAGGAAAGAAGAAAAGGGCAATGGGTTTTTTATTCTCTTAATAAAGAAAGCCAGTACTATGAGTTTGTTCTGGGCATACTTGAATCTGTACCAAGTCAGGACGAACGTTTAAAAGAGCTGGAAAAACAAGGACTGCGTATTAGTTGTTGTGAATAA
- a CDS encoding heavy metal translocating P-type ATPase, which translates to MSDKQKEATLQITGMTCAACSNRIEKGLKKIEGVKEANVNLALERSTIIFDPSKTSPQAFEEKIEKLGYGVVSEKVEFAITGMTCAACSTRIEKGLNKLEGVTKASVNLALETASVEYSPSQIAPQDITQRVEKLGYGAKLKSEEKEEEQSYREKELSKQKGKFWFSFILSVPLLWAMVSHFTFTSFIPLPHMLMNPWVQLALATPVQFVVGKQFYVGAFKALRNKSANMDVLVALGTSAAYFYSLYFSLKSLGSSAHTNQLYYETSAILITLILLGKLFEANAKGRSSEAIKKMMGLQAKTAVVIRGGAEVEIPVEEVQKGEVIFIKPGEKVPVDGEIIEGQSALDESMLTGESVPVDKNIGDKVIGATLNKNGFLKIKATNVGRETALAQIIKVVEEAQGSKAPIQRLADYISGIFVPIVVGIALLTFFVWYIWIAPGEFAPALEKLIAVLVIACPCALGLATPTSIMAGSGRAAEFGILFKGGEHLEATHKIDTILLDKTGTVTNGTPELTDVRIAQGYEENELLQLVASAERLSEHPLAQALVAGIKNKGIEIQDPLSFEAIPGYGVKATVQERKLLVGTRKLMNQHKVNIDTALEEMTNLEREGKTAMLVALDGKYAGMLAVADTIKATSKEAVSRLKEMGLEVMMITGDNRQTAQAIGMQAGIEHVIAEVLPEGKAEEVKKLQQQGKKVAMVGDGINDAPALALADIGMAIGTGTDVAMEAADITLMRGDLMSIADAIEMSRKTISNIKQNLFWAMGYNTLGIPIAAVGLLAPWVAGAAMAFSSVSVVLNALRLQRVRL; encoded by the coding sequence ATGAGTGACAAACAAAAAGAAGCCACCTTGCAAATTACGGGTATGACATGTGCAGCGTGTTCTAACCGAATTGAAAAAGGATTAAAAAAAATAGAAGGTGTAAAAGAAGCAAACGTAAATTTGGCTTTGGAAAGATCTACTATCATATTTGATCCGTCTAAAACAAGTCCACAGGCCTTTGAAGAAAAAATCGAAAAGCTTGGGTACGGAGTTGTAAGTGAAAAAGTCGAATTTGCTATTACGGGCATGACATGCGCCGCTTGTTCGACTCGTATTGAAAAAGGGTTAAACAAATTAGAAGGCGTGACAAAGGCAAGTGTTAACCTTGCTTTAGAAACGGCTTCTGTTGAATACAGCCCTTCTCAAATAGCTCCGCAAGATATAACGCAGCGAGTTGAAAAGCTTGGATACGGAGCAAAGCTAAAGTCGGAAGAAAAAGAAGAAGAGCAAAGCTATAGAGAAAAAGAACTGAGTAAACAAAAAGGAAAATTTTGGTTTTCATTTATTTTAAGCGTACCGTTATTATGGGCAATGGTTAGTCATTTTACGTTTACGTCGTTTATTCCTTTACCTCATATGCTGATGAATCCATGGGTTCAGCTCGCTTTAGCTACGCCTGTTCAATTCGTGGTAGGGAAGCAATTTTATGTAGGCGCATTTAAAGCTCTGCGTAACAAAAGTGCCAACATGGATGTTTTAGTAGCACTAGGCACAAGCGCAGCTTATTTTTACAGTCTATACTTTTCTCTTAAATCACTGGGGTCATCTGCTCATACGAATCAGCTTTACTATGAAACGAGCGCTATATTGATTACGCTGATTCTTTTAGGGAAATTATTTGAAGCAAACGCCAAAGGCCGTTCTTCAGAGGCAATTAAAAAGATGATGGGCTTACAGGCTAAAACGGCCGTTGTCATAAGAGGCGGAGCGGAAGTTGAAATTCCAGTGGAAGAAGTCCAAAAAGGCGAAGTTATTTTTATTAAGCCTGGTGAAAAAGTGCCTGTAGACGGGGAGATTATTGAAGGGCAATCGGCCTTAGATGAGTCCATGCTGACAGGTGAAAGTGTACCGGTAGATAAAAACATTGGAGATAAAGTAATTGGAGCTACACTCAATAAAAATGGTTTTCTAAAAATAAAAGCTACAAACGTTGGCAGGGAGACGGCGCTTGCGCAAATTATTAAAGTAGTAGAAGAAGCGCAGGGTTCTAAAGCGCCTATTCAGCGATTAGCTGATTATATCTCAGGTATATTCGTGCCAATTGTAGTCGGAATTGCACTTCTTACTTTCTTTGTTTGGTATATTTGGATTGCGCCTGGCGAATTTGCACCGGCTTTAGAAAAGCTTATTGCCGTATTAGTGATTGCATGTCCATGCGCGTTAGGCTTAGCTACTCCAACTTCCATTATGGCGGGGTCGGGCCGCGCAGCAGAATTTGGTATTTTGTTTAAAGGCGGCGAGCATTTAGAAGCAACGCATAAAATCGATACGATTCTTTTAGATAAAACGGGAACTGTTACAAATGGAACTCCCGAGTTAACCGATGTACGTATTGCACAAGGCTACGAAGAAAATGAGCTATTGCAGTTAGTTGCATCGGCTGAGCGTTTGTCGGAGCATCCTCTCGCTCAAGCACTCGTAGCAGGTATAAAAAATAAAGGTATAGAGATTCAAGATCCGTTATCTTTTGAAGCTATTCCAGGGTATGGAGTGAAAGCAACTGTACAAGAGCGAAAGCTGTTAGTGGGAACAAGAAAGCTTATGAATCAACATAAAGTGAATATTGATACAGCCTTAGAAGAAATGACAAATTTAGAACGAGAAGGAAAAACGGCTATGCTCGTTGCTCTTGACGGAAAGTATGCCGGCATGCTTGCTGTCGCAGATACCATTAAAGCGACTTCTAAAGAAGCAGTTTCCAGGTTAAAAGAAATGGGCTTAGAAGTGATGATGATTACAGGTGATAATCGTCAAACAGCTCAGGCTATTGGGATGCAAGCGGGTATTGAGCACGTTATAGCAGAAGTGTTGCCAGAAGGCAAAGCAGAAGAAGTGAAAAAGCTTCAGCAGCAAGGTAAAAAAGTCGCAATGGTAGGAGACGGTATTAATGATGCTCCTGCACTTGCGCTAGCTGATATTGGAATGGCCATCGGAACAGGAACGGATGTAGCGATGGAAGCCGCTGATATTACGTTGATGCGAGGAGACTTGATGAGCATTGCAGATGCGATTGAAATGAGTAGAAAAACGATTTCTAATATTAAGCAAAATTTATTCTGGGCAATGGGCTACAACACGCTTGGTATTCCAATTGCAGCAGTTGGGCTGTTAGCCCCTTGGGTCGCTGGAGCCGCGATGGCCTTTAGTTCTGTATCGGTTGTATTAAATGCACTGCGATTGCAGAGAGTGAGGCTATAA
- the copZ gene encoding copper chaperone CopZ: MENVTLSVQGMSCGHCVKAVEGGVGELNGVKSVEVSLEDAKVTVAFDPSQVTVEDIKEAIDDQGYDVA; the protein is encoded by the coding sequence ATGGAAAACGTAACATTATCGGTACAAGGAATGTCTTGCGGTCATTGCGTCAAAGCTGTTGAAGGCGGCGTAGGCGAACTTAATGGCGTTAAAAGCGTAGAAGTAAGCTTAGAAGATGCAAAAGTAACAGTTGCATTTGATCCAAGTCAAGTAACGGTCGAAGATATTAAAGAAGCTATCGATGACCAAGGTTATGACGTAGCATAA
- a CDS encoding 2Fe-2S iron-sulfur cluster-binding protein, which yields MPRVTVLGYGSFEVAKGKKLVLALEDNGINILHRCGGKAKCTTCRVEVLEGEYCDLTHAEKNAYSESSIEDHLRLSCQIRVNEDITVRPILTVENSGREAGPRPAE from the coding sequence ATGCCAAGAGTAACCGTTTTAGGATATGGAAGTTTTGAAGTGGCAAAAGGAAAAAAGCTTGTCTTGGCACTCGAAGACAACGGTATAAATATTCTTCATCGATGCGGCGGGAAAGCTAAATGCACGACTTGCAGGGTAGAAGTGCTTGAAGGTGAATATTGTGATTTAACACACGCAGAGAAAAATGCATACTCAGAAAGTTCAATTGAAGATCACTTGCGCTTATCATGTCAAATTCGTGTAAATGAAGATATCACCGTTCGGCCCATATTAACGGTAGAGAACTCAGGGCGAGAAGCAGGACCTCGACCCGCAGAGTAG